One genomic region from Aggregicoccus sp. 17bor-14 encodes:
- a CDS encoding type II toxin-antitoxin system PemK/MazF family toxin, which translates to MSTNPVNRGDLCWIAPDDSRGPAPEYSHPHVVVQDDVFNHSRITTVVVCALTSNLHRMTEPGNVLLEPGEGGLAKQSVIVVSQISSVEKSRLGERIGSLSQERVDQILAGLRFQQASFFGR; encoded by the coding sequence AGTGAACCGCGGTGACCTCTGCTGGATTGCTCCAGACGACTCACGAGGCCCCGCGCCCGAGTACTCGCATCCGCACGTCGTGGTGCAGGACGACGTCTTCAACCACTCACGCATCACGACGGTGGTCGTCTGCGCGCTGACGTCGAACCTGCACCGCATGACGGAGCCGGGGAACGTCCTGCTCGAGCCGGGCGAGGGGGGGCTCGCGAAGCAGAGCGTGATCGTGGTGTCGCAGATCTCCTCGGTGGAGAAGAGCCGGCTGGGCGAGCGCATCGGCTCGCTGTCGCAGGAGCGTGTGGACCAGATTCTCGCGGGCCTCCGCTTCCAGCAGGCGTCGTTCTTCGGGCGGTAG
- the dacB gene encoding D-alanyl-D-alanine carboxypeptidase/D-alanyl-D-alanine-endopeptidase, whose protein sequence is MRHASWMAVLLALVLGCRTSAPRPTPPTPEAPKTEAPKPEAPKPEAPKPEAPQAEAPKPKPPPPAKPAPPPWRISAVRPYAPPAPAPSDAAVLQRFGFAPERVSFLLYDPRTHEAVAQQGADTLHAPASTAKVFTALAALEVLGPSHTFPTALLRRGPVAGGVLKGDLYLRGSGDPQLSYARLAALAQALRAAGITRITGRFLYDDAFLWVPPTIDPEQAEDASYSPALSALSVDSDRFSVRWRPTGAPGEVEGYTVPSFGRSPLDVYPGPDDGVGLHRAPAPEGWLLSQDLPPSGERRVPLRAPSAWAAVALRRFAAQAGVTLPEPAQGLVPAKGALPISTQRGPPLIDEAEATLLPSNNAMAELLLMSTARQLTGKAVPLPAAGEALAAWWRARVPQGNWEGFSLQNGSGLNAKSRATPRQLVQALEYARRHTRTYGRPFFTLLPVGGWSGTLAGRLTQPETAFNVWAKTGSMDYASGMVGHLFTPSGRELLFCILVSDLAQRDAQRARPVANLKEQEGREKAADAWMSQARALQDALLQRWALAY, encoded by the coding sequence ATGCGTCACGCGTCATGGATGGCCGTGCTCCTCGCGCTCGTGCTGGGCTGCCGCACGTCGGCGCCCCGGCCCACGCCCCCCACGCCCGAGGCTCCGAAGACGGAGGCCCCGAAGCCCGAAGCGCCGAAGCCCGAAGCGCCCAAGCCCGAGGCCCCCCAGGCCGAGGCGCCGAAGCCGAAGCCTCCGCCGCCCGCGAAGCCCGCGCCCCCGCCGTGGCGGATCTCCGCGGTGCGTCCCTATGCGCCGCCCGCGCCCGCGCCGAGCGACGCCGCGGTGCTGCAGCGCTTCGGCTTCGCGCCCGAGCGCGTCTCCTTCCTCCTCTACGACCCGCGCACCCACGAGGCCGTGGCGCAGCAGGGCGCGGACACGCTGCACGCGCCGGCCTCGACTGCGAAGGTGTTCACCGCGCTCGCGGCGCTGGAGGTGCTGGGGCCCTCGCACACCTTCCCCACGGCGCTGCTGCGCCGGGGGCCGGTGGCGGGCGGTGTGCTGAAGGGGGACCTCTACCTGCGCGGCAGTGGAGACCCGCAGCTGAGCTACGCGCGGCTCGCGGCGCTCGCGCAGGCCCTGAGGGCCGCGGGCATCACCCGCATCACGGGCCGCTTCCTCTACGACGACGCCTTCCTCTGGGTGCCGCCGACCATCGACCCGGAGCAGGCGGAGGATGCGTCGTACAGCCCGGCGCTCTCCGCGCTCAGCGTGGACTCGGACCGCTTCTCGGTGCGCTGGCGGCCCACGGGCGCGCCGGGCGAGGTGGAGGGCTACACCGTGCCGTCCTTCGGCCGCAGCCCGCTGGACGTGTACCCGGGCCCGGACGACGGCGTGGGGCTGCACCGCGCGCCCGCGCCCGAGGGCTGGCTGCTCTCGCAGGACCTGCCGCCCAGCGGCGAGCGCCGCGTGCCCCTGCGCGCGCCGAGCGCGTGGGCGGCCGTGGCGCTGCGGCGCTTCGCGGCGCAGGCCGGGGTGACGCTGCCCGAGCCCGCGCAGGGGCTGGTGCCCGCAAAGGGGGCGCTGCCCATCTCCACGCAGCGCGGCCCGCCGTTGATCGACGAGGCCGAGGCGACGCTGCTGCCGAGCAACAACGCGATGGCGGAGCTGCTCCTGATGTCCACCGCGCGCCAGCTCACGGGCAAGGCGGTGCCGCTGCCGGCGGCCGGCGAGGCGCTCGCGGCGTGGTGGCGCGCGCGCGTGCCCCAGGGCAACTGGGAGGGCTTCAGCCTGCAGAACGGCTCGGGGCTGAACGCGAAGAGCCGCGCCACGCCGCGGCAGCTGGTGCAGGCGCTGGAGTACGCGCGGCGCCACACCCGCACCTATGGCCGGCCCTTCTTCACCCTGCTGCCGGTGGGCGGGTGGAGCGGCACCCTCGCGGGGAGGCTCACGCAGCCGGAGACGGCCTTCAACGTGTGGGCGAAGACCGGGAGCATGGACTACGCGAGCGGCATGGTGGGGCACCTCTTCACGCCCTCGGGGCGCGAGCTGCTCTTCTGCATCCTGGTCTCGGACCTCGCGCAGCGCGATGCGCAGCGCGCGCGGCCGGTGGCGAACCTCAAGGAGCAGGAGGGGCGCGAGAAGGCTGCGGACGCGTGGATGAGCCAGGCGCGCGCGCTCCAGGACGCGCTGCTGCAGCGCTGGGCGCTCGCCTACTGA